The following proteins are co-located in the Vigna angularis cultivar LongXiaoDou No.4 chromosome 2, ASM1680809v1, whole genome shotgun sequence genome:
- the LOC108321334 gene encoding probable WRKY transcription factor 70 gives MDKLGGSTIRMKAIEELLRGRDSATQLRSVINGNGEDSPSAEKLVKEVLMSFTNSLLLLNDNPTSEFHDASNVQLWASPKLEDSQESNCKNSTVKARRGCYKRRRTEQTREKESEAPIDDGHQWRKYGQKEILNAKFPRNYFRCTHRDQGCQATKQVQRVQEDPILYKTIYYGEHSCKNMGNPEIILDMSPSSSSKFLSFNNSFSTQSQQECPFLSSSFPSSVKRECKEEIPPSTSSNDYLISSDLTFDGSPKHVTLSSSTPDSEYKAVDFPDIFDDVFEGLLEFR, from the exons ATGGACAAGCTTGGCGGTTCTACTATTCGTATGAAAGCAATTGAGGAGCTTCTCAGAGGTCGTGATTCTGCCACACAGCTCAGGAGTGTCATCAATGGGAATGGTGAAGATTCTCCTTCAGCGGAGAAACTCGTGAAGGAGGTGCTCATGTCCTTCACCAACTCCCTCTTGCTCTTGAACGACAACCCCACTTCTGAATTTCACGATGCCTCCAATGTTCAACTTTGGGCCTCTCCCAAACTCGAGGACTCTCAAGAGAGCAATTGCAAGAACTCCACGGTTAAAGCACGAAGAGGGTGTTACAAGAGaag AAGAACTGAACAAACAAGAGAGAAGGAGTCTGAAGCTCCAATCGATGATGGCCACCAATGGAGGAAGTATGGTCAAAAGGAGATTCTCAATGCCAAATTCccaag GAACTACTTTAGGTGCACTCACAGAGACCAGGGTTGCCAAGCGACAAAGCAGGTGCAAAGAGTTCAGGAGGATCCAATCTTGTACAAGACAATCTACTACGGTGAGCACAGTTGCAAGAACATGGGAAACCCCGAGATCATACTCGACATgtctccttcatcttcttccaagTTTCTTAGCTTCAACAACTCCTTCTCTACCCAATCACAACAAGAGTGTCCCTTTCTCTCATCATCTTTCCCTTCATCTGTCAAAAGGGAGTGCAAGGAGGAGATTCCACCCTCAACTTCCTCCAATGATTACCTCATCTCTTCTGACCTCACCTTTGATGGTTCACCAAAACATGTCACTCTATCATCTTCAACACCTGACTCAGAGTACAAGGCTGTCGACTTTCCAGATATCTTTGATGATGTCTTTGAAGGCTTGCTTGAATTTAGATAG